In the Wyeomyia smithii strain HCP4-BCI-WySm-NY-G18 chromosome 2, ASM2978416v1, whole genome shotgun sequence genome, one interval contains:
- the LOC129720849 gene encoding adenine phosphoribosyltransferase: protein MTADLDLVKQHIGEYPDFPKKGILFKDIFTALRNGSVCQALKRLLLDYVRQNCPDVEVVVGLDARGFLFSLLIAAELGISCVPIRKKGKLPGACVQYEYQFEYGTDVFEIQRESITPGQKVLIIDDLLATGGTMDAANKLVQRIGGVVKQNVVIIELTAIGGRSKLEASGCTVHSFIQYDDIE from the exons ATGACAGCCGATTTGGATTTAGTAAAACAGCATATCGGTGAATATCCTGATTTCCCTAAAAAAGGTATACTCTTCAA AGATATTTTTACCGCTCTGCGGAATGGTTCGGTTTGCCAAGCACTGAAACGGCTGCTGTTAGATTACGTCCGTCAGAACTGCCCGGATGTAGAGGTCGTAGTGGGTCTCGATGCACGAGGTTTTTTGTTCAGTTTGCTGATCGCAGCTGAACTAGGAATATCCTGTGTGCCGATACGGAAGAAAGGAAAACTACCCGGTGCCTGTGTTCAGTACGAGTATCAGTTTGAGTACGGGACG GACGTGTTTGAAATCCAAAGAGAAAGCATCACGCCTGGACAGAAAGTGCTGATAATCGATGATCTGCTGGCAACGGGAGGCACGATGGATGCCGCTAACAAGCTTGTCCAACGGATCGGGGGTGTTGTCAAGCAGAATGTAGTAATTATAGAATTAACCGCGATCGGCGGTCGTTCGAAGCTGGAAGCATCCGGATGCACTGTACATTCCTTCATTCAGTATGACGATATTGAATGA